A single region of the Stigmatopora argus isolate UIUO_Sarg chromosome 6, RoL_Sarg_1.0, whole genome shotgun sequence genome encodes:
- the grm6b gene encoding glutamate receptor, metabotropic 6b isoform X2: MSSEEALWSYRRSWLRKASGLLCMLLLGSLPASRAQRGIQPQSLKIEGDITLGGLFPVHSRGPVGVACGDIKREKGIHRLEAMLYALDQINSDPDLLPNITLGARILDTCSRDTYALEQSLTFVQALIQKDTSDVRCSNGEPPIIPKPERVVGVIGASGSSVSIMVANVLRLFSIPQISYASTAPELSDNSRYEFFSRVVPPDSYQAQAMVDIVKAMGWNYVSTLASEGNYGESGVDAFLQISREAGGLCIAQSIKIPREPRPGEFEKIIKRLMETSNARGVIIFANEDDIKRVLQAAKKANLTGHFLFVGSDSWGAKNSPIQDQEEVAEGAVTILPKRASIDGFDEYFTSRSLENNRRNIWFAEFWEDDFKCKLTRPGIKYEADRRKCTGEERISRDSQYEQEGKVQFVIDAVYAMAHALHSMHLDLCPGSMGVCDKMDPVEGRMLLQYIRSVNFNGSAGTGVMFNENGDAPGRYDIFQYQLSNVSNPGYKDIGQWTNHLRLNPEEMQWSGGHRNIPDSVCSFPCESGERKKMVKGVPCCWHCELCDGYQYLLDEFSCDMCPYDMRPLKNRTGCRPTPIIKLEWSSPWAIIPVFLAILGILATTGVIATFVRFNDTPIVRASGRELSYVLLTGIFLIYLITFLMIAEPSIGVCAIRRLLLGLGMCISYAAMLTKTNRIYRIFEQGKKSVTPPKFISPTSQLIITFILISVQVLGVFIWFGVMPPHTIIDYEEQKPPNPELARGVLKCDMSDLSLILCLSYSIVLMITCTVYAIKSRGVPETFNEAKPIGFTMYTTCIIWLAFVPIFFGTAQSTEKMFIQTTTLTVSMSLSATVSLGMLYVPKVYVIIFHPEQNVQKRKRSFKAVVQAATVSTHLSQKSNDKQNGESKIEPDRSQ, encoded by the exons ATGTCATCAGAGGAGGCCCTGTGGTCCTATCGCCGCAGCTGGCTCAGAAAAGCGTCCGGATTACTCTGCATGCTCCTTTTGGGGAGTCTTCCTGCTTCCCGGGCCCAACGAGGCATCCAGCCTCAGTCCCTGAAAATTGAGGGCGACATCACGCTGGGGGGGCTTTTCCCAGTCCATTCACGGGGACCGGTAGGAGTGGCCTGCGGCGATATTAAGAGGGAAAAGGGAATCCATCGACTGGAAGCCATGCTGTACGCCCTAGACCAGATCAACAGCGACCCAGATCTGTTGCCCAATATTACACTGGGAGCCCGAATACTGGACACCTGCTCCAGAGACACCTACGCACTGGAGCAGTCGCTGACGTTTGTCCAAGCCCTCATTCAAAAGGATACGTCCGATGTGCGCTGCTCCAATGGAGAGCCCCCGATCATCCCCAAACCGGAGAGGGTGGTCGGCGTGATCGGCGCCTCGGGCAGTTCGGTCTCCATCATGGTGGCCAATGTGCTCAGGCTCTTTTCG ATCCCCCAAATCAGCTATGCCTCCACTGCGCCGGAATTGAGTGACAATAGTCGGTACGAGTTCTTCTCCCGCGTGGTACCACCTGATTCTTACCAGGCCCAGGCCATGGTGGACATCGTTAAAGCCATGGGTTGGAACTACGTCTCAACGTTGGCGTCGGAGGGCAACTACGGAGAGAGTGGAGTTGATGCTTTCCTCCAGATCTCCAGAGAAGCAG GGGGGCTGTGTATTGCACAGTCAATCAAAATTCCCAGAGAGCCCAGACCAGGGGAGTTTGAAAAGATCATCAAAAGACTGATGGAGACATCGAACGCTCGCGGAGTCATCATCTTTGCCAATGAGGACGACATCAA gCGAGTTTTACAAGCTGCCAAAAAGGCCAATTTGACCGGGCACTTTCTATTTGTTGGCTCCGACAGCTGGGGGGCCAAGAACTCTCCCATCCAAGACCAGGAGGAGGTGGCGGAGGGGGCTGTTACTATCTTGCCAAAAAGAGCCTCCATTGATG GATTTGATGAGTACTTCACCTCAAGATCCCTGGAAAACAACAGAAGAAACATTTGGTTTGCCGAATTTTGGGAGGATGACTTCAAGTGCAAACTGACACGGCCGGGCATTAAATACGAAGCCGACAGAAGGAAATGTACTG GTGAGGAAAGAATAAGTCGAGATTCTCAGTACGAGCAGGAGGGGAAAGTACAGTTTGTGATCGATGCCGTGTACGCCATGGCTCATGCCTTGCACAGCATGCACCTGGACCTGTGCCCCGGCTCCATGGGCGTTTGCGACAAGATGGACCCCGTGGAGGGACGCATGCTCCTCCAATACATTCGATCCGTCAATTTCAAcg GCAGTGCGGGAACGGGCGTGATGTTCAACGAAAATGGAGACGCGCCCGGTCGCTATGACATCTTCCAGTACCAGCTTTCCAATGTCAGTAATCCTGGATATAAAGACATTGGTCAATGGACAAACCACCTCCgactaaat CCAGAGGAGATGCAGTGGTCAGGCGGACACCGCAACATCCCCGATTCGGTGTGCAGCTTCCCGTGCGAGTCCGGCGAGCGCAAAAAAATGGTCAAGGGCGTTCCCTGCTGCTGGCACTGCGAGCTCTGCGATGGCTACCAGTATCTCCTGGACGAGTTCAGCTGCGACATGTGCCCCTACGACATGAGACCCCTCAAAAACCGCACCGGTTGCAGGCCCACGCCCATCATCAAGCTGGAGTGGAGTTCTCCCTGGGCCATCATCCCGGTCTTCCTGGCAATCCTGGGCATCCTGGCCACCACGGGGGTCATTGCCACATTCGTCCGGTTCAATGACACCCCCATCGTCCGAGCCTCTGGCAGAGAGCTCAGCTACGTGCTACTGACGGGCATCTTTCTCATTTACCTGATCACCTTCCTCATGATCGCCGAGCCCAGCATCGGCGTTTGCGCCATCCGCCGGCTGCTCCTGGGGCTCGGCATGTGCATCAGTTACGCCGCCATGCTGACCAAAACCAATCGGATCTACCGCATTTTCGAACAAGGGAAGAAGTCGGTCACGCCCCCCAAGTTCATCAGTCCCACTTCTCAGCTTATTATCACCTTCATTCTCATCTCCGTGCAG GTGCTCGGCGTGTTTATTTGGTTCGGCGTGATGCCCCCGCATACCATCATCGACTACGAAGAGCAGAAGCCTCCGAATCCCGAGTTAGCCCGAGGGGTCCTCAAGTGCGACATGTCCGATCTGTCCCTCATCCTGTGTCTGAGCTACAGTATCGTTCTGATGATCACCTGCACGGTTTACGCCATCAAGAGCAGAGGAGTTCCCGAGACCTTCAATGAGGCCAAGCCCATCGGCTTCACCATGTACACCACCTGTATTATCTGGCTGGCCTTTGTACCCATCTTCTTTGGCACCGCGCAATCTACTGAGAAG ATGTTCATCCAGACCACTACTTTGACAGTATCCATGAGCCTGAGCGCCACGGTGTCTCTCGGCATGCTCTATGTCCCCAAAGTCTACGTCATCATCTTCCACCCGGAGCAGAACGTGCAGAAGCGGAAGCGCAGCTTCAAAGCCGTGGTGCAGGCGGCGACGGTCTCTACGCACCTCTCGCAAAAATCCAATGACAAACAGAACGGCGAGTCAAAGATTGAGCCAGACCGATCGCAGTGA
- the grm6b gene encoding glutamate receptor, metabotropic 6b isoform X1: protein MKNEQYSPVEKCAPLWGNPIFAGVQGRRTGATLRVALLVGTMSSEEALWSYRRSWLRKASGLLCMLLLGSLPASRAQRGIQPQSLKIEGDITLGGLFPVHSRGPVGVACGDIKREKGIHRLEAMLYALDQINSDPDLLPNITLGARILDTCSRDTYALEQSLTFVQALIQKDTSDVRCSNGEPPIIPKPERVVGVIGASGSSVSIMVANVLRLFSIPQISYASTAPELSDNSRYEFFSRVVPPDSYQAQAMVDIVKAMGWNYVSTLASEGNYGESGVDAFLQISREAGGLCIAQSIKIPREPRPGEFEKIIKRLMETSNARGVIIFANEDDIKRVLQAAKKANLTGHFLFVGSDSWGAKNSPIQDQEEVAEGAVTILPKRASIDGFDEYFTSRSLENNRRNIWFAEFWEDDFKCKLTRPGIKYEADRRKCTGEERISRDSQYEQEGKVQFVIDAVYAMAHALHSMHLDLCPGSMGVCDKMDPVEGRMLLQYIRSVNFNGSAGTGVMFNENGDAPGRYDIFQYQLSNVSNPGYKDIGQWTNHLRLNPEEMQWSGGHRNIPDSVCSFPCESGERKKMVKGVPCCWHCELCDGYQYLLDEFSCDMCPYDMRPLKNRTGCRPTPIIKLEWSSPWAIIPVFLAILGILATTGVIATFVRFNDTPIVRASGRELSYVLLTGIFLIYLITFLMIAEPSIGVCAIRRLLLGLGMCISYAAMLTKTNRIYRIFEQGKKSVTPPKFISPTSQLIITFILISVQVLGVFIWFGVMPPHTIIDYEEQKPPNPELARGVLKCDMSDLSLILCLSYSIVLMITCTVYAIKSRGVPETFNEAKPIGFTMYTTCIIWLAFVPIFFGTAQSTEKMFIQTTTLTVSMSLSATVSLGMLYVPKVYVIIFHPEQNVQKRKRSFKAVVQAATVSTHLSQKSNDKQNGESKIEPDRSQ, encoded by the exons ATGAAGAATGAACAG tACTCTCCTGTTGAAAAATGTgctccactttggggaaatcCAATTTTCGCAG GTGTGCAAGGTAGAAGAACAGGTGCGACGCTCCGAGTAGCTCTGCTGGTCGGCACCATGTCATCAGAGGAGGCCCTGTGGTCCTATCGCCGCAGCTGGCTCAGAAAAGCGTCCGGATTACTCTGCATGCTCCTTTTGGGGAGTCTTCCTGCTTCCCGGGCCCAACGAGGCATCCAGCCTCAGTCCCTGAAAATTGAGGGCGACATCACGCTGGGGGGGCTTTTCCCAGTCCATTCACGGGGACCGGTAGGAGTGGCCTGCGGCGATATTAAGAGGGAAAAGGGAATCCATCGACTGGAAGCCATGCTGTACGCCCTAGACCAGATCAACAGCGACCCAGATCTGTTGCCCAATATTACACTGGGAGCCCGAATACTGGACACCTGCTCCAGAGACACCTACGCACTGGAGCAGTCGCTGACGTTTGTCCAAGCCCTCATTCAAAAGGATACGTCCGATGTGCGCTGCTCCAATGGAGAGCCCCCGATCATCCCCAAACCGGAGAGGGTGGTCGGCGTGATCGGCGCCTCGGGCAGTTCGGTCTCCATCATGGTGGCCAATGTGCTCAGGCTCTTTTCG ATCCCCCAAATCAGCTATGCCTCCACTGCGCCGGAATTGAGTGACAATAGTCGGTACGAGTTCTTCTCCCGCGTGGTACCACCTGATTCTTACCAGGCCCAGGCCATGGTGGACATCGTTAAAGCCATGGGTTGGAACTACGTCTCAACGTTGGCGTCGGAGGGCAACTACGGAGAGAGTGGAGTTGATGCTTTCCTCCAGATCTCCAGAGAAGCAG GGGGGCTGTGTATTGCACAGTCAATCAAAATTCCCAGAGAGCCCAGACCAGGGGAGTTTGAAAAGATCATCAAAAGACTGATGGAGACATCGAACGCTCGCGGAGTCATCATCTTTGCCAATGAGGACGACATCAA gCGAGTTTTACAAGCTGCCAAAAAGGCCAATTTGACCGGGCACTTTCTATTTGTTGGCTCCGACAGCTGGGGGGCCAAGAACTCTCCCATCCAAGACCAGGAGGAGGTGGCGGAGGGGGCTGTTACTATCTTGCCAAAAAGAGCCTCCATTGATG GATTTGATGAGTACTTCACCTCAAGATCCCTGGAAAACAACAGAAGAAACATTTGGTTTGCCGAATTTTGGGAGGATGACTTCAAGTGCAAACTGACACGGCCGGGCATTAAATACGAAGCCGACAGAAGGAAATGTACTG GTGAGGAAAGAATAAGTCGAGATTCTCAGTACGAGCAGGAGGGGAAAGTACAGTTTGTGATCGATGCCGTGTACGCCATGGCTCATGCCTTGCACAGCATGCACCTGGACCTGTGCCCCGGCTCCATGGGCGTTTGCGACAAGATGGACCCCGTGGAGGGACGCATGCTCCTCCAATACATTCGATCCGTCAATTTCAAcg GCAGTGCGGGAACGGGCGTGATGTTCAACGAAAATGGAGACGCGCCCGGTCGCTATGACATCTTCCAGTACCAGCTTTCCAATGTCAGTAATCCTGGATATAAAGACATTGGTCAATGGACAAACCACCTCCgactaaat CCAGAGGAGATGCAGTGGTCAGGCGGACACCGCAACATCCCCGATTCGGTGTGCAGCTTCCCGTGCGAGTCCGGCGAGCGCAAAAAAATGGTCAAGGGCGTTCCCTGCTGCTGGCACTGCGAGCTCTGCGATGGCTACCAGTATCTCCTGGACGAGTTCAGCTGCGACATGTGCCCCTACGACATGAGACCCCTCAAAAACCGCACCGGTTGCAGGCCCACGCCCATCATCAAGCTGGAGTGGAGTTCTCCCTGGGCCATCATCCCGGTCTTCCTGGCAATCCTGGGCATCCTGGCCACCACGGGGGTCATTGCCACATTCGTCCGGTTCAATGACACCCCCATCGTCCGAGCCTCTGGCAGAGAGCTCAGCTACGTGCTACTGACGGGCATCTTTCTCATTTACCTGATCACCTTCCTCATGATCGCCGAGCCCAGCATCGGCGTTTGCGCCATCCGCCGGCTGCTCCTGGGGCTCGGCATGTGCATCAGTTACGCCGCCATGCTGACCAAAACCAATCGGATCTACCGCATTTTCGAACAAGGGAAGAAGTCGGTCACGCCCCCCAAGTTCATCAGTCCCACTTCTCAGCTTATTATCACCTTCATTCTCATCTCCGTGCAG GTGCTCGGCGTGTTTATTTGGTTCGGCGTGATGCCCCCGCATACCATCATCGACTACGAAGAGCAGAAGCCTCCGAATCCCGAGTTAGCCCGAGGGGTCCTCAAGTGCGACATGTCCGATCTGTCCCTCATCCTGTGTCTGAGCTACAGTATCGTTCTGATGATCACCTGCACGGTTTACGCCATCAAGAGCAGAGGAGTTCCCGAGACCTTCAATGAGGCCAAGCCCATCGGCTTCACCATGTACACCACCTGTATTATCTGGCTGGCCTTTGTACCCATCTTCTTTGGCACCGCGCAATCTACTGAGAAG ATGTTCATCCAGACCACTACTTTGACAGTATCCATGAGCCTGAGCGCCACGGTGTCTCTCGGCATGCTCTATGTCCCCAAAGTCTACGTCATCATCTTCCACCCGGAGCAGAACGTGCAGAAGCGGAAGCGCAGCTTCAAAGCCGTGGTGCAGGCGGCGACGGTCTCTACGCACCTCTCGCAAAAATCCAATGACAAACAGAACGGCGAGTCAAAGATTGAGCCAGACCGATCGCAGTGA